The following are from one region of the Jatrophihabitans telluris genome:
- a CDS encoding deoxyguanosinetriphosphate triphosphohydrolase, whose translation MDTDAQRWALEDQKRSQPVDGERARNPFARDRARVLHSYAFRRLADKTQVVSPGQDDFPRTRLTHSLEVAQIAREIGAALGCDADITDTAGLAHDLGHPPFGHNGEDALDEVAAGIGGFEGNAQTFRILTRLEAKVLTPDGRSAGLNLTRAGLDAVCKYPWPRRTGYRKFGVYASDLAAFDWVRASVREGHRCLEAQIMDWADDVAYSVHDVEDGVHAGHIRLSDIDRAERLALCRVAAASYSELSAADLLPYLEGLLALPACADLAGYDGSFEAQIAAKRATSELTGRFAGSAVSQTRRRYGTDPLGRYTAELIVAEQIAAECALLKAIALRYVMRRDGVAELLSAQRQLLAELVKLIYNAGLDGMSRAMQAAYQQAASPDERLRVVVDQVAQLTDSAAVTWHQRLSAVRVSTAGLTTAADA comes from the coding sequence CTGGACACCGATGCCCAGCGCTGGGCGCTGGAGGACCAGAAGCGGTCGCAGCCGGTCGACGGTGAACGCGCCCGGAATCCGTTCGCGCGCGACCGTGCGCGGGTCCTGCACTCCTACGCCTTTCGCCGGCTGGCCGACAAGACCCAGGTCGTCTCGCCGGGTCAGGACGACTTCCCCCGGACCCGGCTCACCCATTCGCTCGAGGTGGCCCAGATCGCGCGGGAGATCGGGGCCGCGCTCGGCTGCGATGCGGATATCACCGACACGGCCGGGCTCGCTCACGACCTCGGCCACCCGCCGTTCGGGCACAACGGAGAAGATGCCCTGGACGAGGTGGCGGCGGGTATCGGCGGGTTCGAGGGCAACGCCCAGACCTTCCGCATCCTGACCCGCCTGGAGGCCAAGGTGCTGACGCCGGACGGGCGTTCGGCCGGGCTGAACCTGACTCGCGCCGGGCTGGACGCGGTGTGCAAGTACCCGTGGCCGCGACGCACCGGTTACCGGAAATTCGGTGTCTACGCCTCCGATCTGGCGGCGTTCGACTGGGTTCGGGCGAGCGTGCGCGAGGGTCACCGGTGCCTGGAAGCTCAGATCATGGACTGGGCCGACGACGTCGCCTACTCCGTTCACGACGTCGAGGACGGCGTCCATGCCGGTCACATCCGCCTGAGTGACATCGATCGTGCCGAACGACTCGCTCTGTGCCGGGTAGCGGCCGCGAGCTATTCCGAGCTGTCGGCCGCCGACCTGCTGCCGTATCTGGAAGGGCTGCTGGCCCTGCCGGCCTGTGCCGACCTGGCCGGCTACGACGGCAGCTTCGAGGCTCAGATCGCCGCCAAGCGGGCCACCAGCGAACTCACCGGACGCTTCGCCGGCTCAGCGGTGAGCCAGACGCGCCGCCGGTACGGGACCGACCCGCTGGGGCGCTACACCGCCGAGCTCATCGTCGCGGAACAGATCGCGGCCGAGTGTGCCTTGCTCAAGGCCATCGCGTTGCGCTACGTGATGCGCCGGGACGGGGTCGCGGAGTTGCTCAGCGCGCAACGGCAGTTGCTGGCCGAACTGGTCAAGCTCATCTACAACGCCGGGCTGGACGGAATGTCGCGGGCCATGCAGGCGGCGTATCAGCAAGCCGCGTCGCCCGACGAGCGGTTGCGGGTCGTGGTCGACCAGGTCGCCCAGCTGACCGATTCGGCCGCCGTCACCTGGCATCAGCGGCTGTCTGCGGTCCGGGTTTCCACAGCCGGGCTGACCACCGCCGCCGACGCCTAG
- a CDS encoding YbjN domain-containing protein, translated as MPGKLRNLAAAAGAAARAAVEQGRGAVELRRHSGGLAARNGLAHAGAIMPSTAVLQAIIAGFGLSSVIDDDGDLTVRRENYSVYFFHFGEDAEVLQARLYLNRRFEVELRPTLALLLDDWNRSKLFPKAYTVLPDDGLVGICAEQAFDFEGGTNPAQLTFTVGIWLHNLEQFAEWVEEHV; from the coding sequence GTGCCCGGTAAACTTCGCAACCTCGCCGCCGCGGCCGGGGCAGCGGCCCGGGCCGCCGTGGAGCAGGGACGGGGCGCCGTCGAGCTTCGACGGCACTCCGGCGGCCTGGCCGCACGCAACGGCCTCGCCCACGCCGGCGCCATCATGCCGTCCACCGCCGTCCTGCAAGCCATCATCGCCGGTTTCGGGCTCAGCAGTGTGATCGACGACGACGGAGATCTCACCGTTCGCCGGGAGAACTACAGCGTGTACTTCTTCCACTTCGGTGAGGACGCCGAGGTGCTGCAGGCCCGCCTTTATCTCAACCGCCGCTTCGAGGTCGAACTGCGGCCCACCCTCGCCCTGCTGCTGGACGACTGGAACCGCAGCAAACTGTTTCCCAAGGCCTACACGGTGCTTCCGGATGACGGTCTGGTCGGGATCTGCGCCGAGCAGGCCTTCGACTTCGAGGGCGGGACGAACCCTGCGCAGCTGACCTTCACCGTCGGGATCTGGCTGCACAACCTCGAGCAGTTCGCCGAGTGGGTCGAGGAGCACGTTTGA
- the ppdK gene encoding pyruvate, phosphate dikinase, with the protein MTKFVYDFSEGNKELKDLLGGKGANLAEMTNMDLPVPPGFTITTEACKAYLASGREPAALAAEVDEHLKALEATMGKTLGQSDDPLLVSVRSGAKFSMPGMMETVLNIGLNDQSVRGLAAQADNERFAFDSYRRLIQMFGKTVLDIDGEHFEQALDAAKDAKGTKNDLDLDAEDLRRLVETYKQVVVDHAGREFPQEPREQMDLAVRAVFDSWNAPRAILYRRQERIPSDLGTAVNICSMVFGNLGPDSGTGVAFTRDPASGAKGVYGDYLQNAQGEDVVAGIRNTLSLHDLESLDKNSYDQLMSTMAQLEEHYRDLCDIEFTIERGKLWMLQTRVGKRTAAAAFRIATQLIDEGLIDDAEALQRVTGAQLGQLMFPRFDELATKNLIAKGMNASPGAAVGKVVFDTYTAIKWKRSGEKVILVRRETNPDDLDGMIAAQGILTSRGGKTSHAAVVARGMGKTCVCGAEELNVDTKGRHFTTKDGKVYHEGDLISIDGTSGEVFAGEVPVVDSPVVRYFEGELDLDDLDAADPSTELVRAVDRIMRTADGSRRMAVRANSDTEEDSARARRFGAQGIGLCRTEHMFLGDRRALVEALILADTDEERDRQLAELLPLQREDFAGIFDAMDGLPVTIRLLDPPLHEFLPDITELSVRVAVAEARGEAREGDLRLLQAVHKLHEQNPMLGLRGVRLGLVIPGLFEMQSRAILEAAAAHQRKGGVPRVEIMVPLVGAVQELEAIKEDIIAVARDVRSETGVHLEFLVGTMIELPRAALTAGQIAESAEFFSFGTNDLTQTTWGFSRDDVEAAFFSHYLEKGIFGVSPFESLDREGVGELVRIGAERGRAVRPGLKLGVCGEHGGDPDSVHFFNEVGLDYVSCSPFRVPVARLEAGRANGQSDSDSR; encoded by the coding sequence ATGACCAAGTTCGTCTACGACTTCTCCGAAGGCAACAAGGAACTCAAGGATCTTCTCGGTGGCAAGGGCGCCAACCTGGCCGAGATGACCAATATGGACCTGCCGGTGCCCCCCGGATTCACGATCACGACCGAGGCCTGCAAGGCGTACCTGGCCAGCGGCCGCGAGCCGGCCGCGTTGGCTGCCGAGGTCGATGAGCACCTCAAGGCGCTGGAAGCCACGATGGGCAAGACCCTCGGTCAGTCCGATGACCCGCTGCTGGTGTCGGTCCGTTCGGGAGCGAAGTTCTCGATGCCCGGCATGATGGAGACCGTCCTGAACATCGGGCTGAACGATCAGTCGGTACGTGGTCTGGCCGCGCAGGCCGACAACGAGCGGTTCGCCTTCGACTCCTACCGTCGGCTCATCCAGATGTTCGGCAAGACCGTCCTGGACATTGACGGTGAGCACTTCGAGCAGGCCCTGGACGCCGCCAAGGACGCCAAGGGCACCAAGAACGATCTCGATCTGGACGCCGAGGACCTGCGCCGGCTGGTGGAGACCTACAAGCAGGTCGTCGTCGACCACGCCGGCCGGGAGTTCCCGCAGGAACCGCGCGAGCAGATGGATCTGGCGGTACGAGCGGTCTTCGATTCCTGGAACGCCCCGCGCGCGATCCTGTACCGGCGCCAGGAGCGGATTCCTTCCGACCTCGGCACGGCCGTCAACATCTGCTCGATGGTCTTCGGCAACCTCGGCCCCGATTCCGGCACCGGGGTGGCCTTCACCCGCGATCCCGCCTCGGGTGCCAAAGGCGTCTACGGCGACTACCTGCAGAACGCTCAGGGTGAGGACGTCGTCGCCGGTATCCGCAACACCCTCTCGCTGCACGACCTGGAAAGCCTGGACAAGAACTCCTACGACCAGCTCATGAGCACCATGGCCCAGCTGGAGGAGCACTACCGGGACCTGTGCGATATCGAGTTCACCATCGAGCGCGGCAAGCTGTGGATGCTGCAGACGCGGGTGGGGAAGCGGACGGCGGCCGCGGCATTCCGGATCGCGACCCAGCTCATCGACGAGGGCCTGATCGACGACGCCGAGGCGCTGCAGCGGGTGACCGGTGCCCAGCTCGGGCAGCTGATGTTCCCGCGGTTCGACGAGCTTGCCACCAAGAACCTGATCGCCAAGGGCATGAACGCATCACCCGGCGCGGCCGTCGGCAAGGTCGTCTTCGACACGTACACGGCCATCAAGTGGAAGAGGTCCGGGGAGAAGGTCATCCTGGTTCGCCGCGAGACCAACCCCGACGACCTCGACGGCATGATCGCCGCGCAGGGCATCCTGACCTCCCGCGGCGGCAAGACCAGCCACGCCGCCGTGGTCGCGCGTGGCATGGGCAAGACGTGTGTCTGTGGGGCCGAGGAGCTCAACGTCGACACCAAGGGCAGGCATTTCACCACCAAGGACGGCAAGGTTTATCACGAAGGGGACCTGATCTCCATCGACGGCACCTCGGGCGAGGTGTTCGCCGGGGAGGTACCCGTCGTGGACTCGCCCGTCGTGCGCTACTTCGAGGGCGAACTCGATCTGGACGACCTCGATGCCGCCGACCCGTCCACCGAACTGGTCCGCGCCGTCGACCGGATCATGCGTACGGCCGACGGATCGCGCCGGATGGCGGTGCGTGCCAACTCCGACACCGAGGAGGACTCGGCCCGTGCCCGGCGCTTCGGTGCCCAGGGAATCGGACTGTGCCGCACCGAGCACATGTTCCTCGGGGACCGCCGGGCCCTGGTCGAGGCCCTGATCCTGGCCGACACCGATGAGGAACGCGATCGGCAGCTGGCCGAGCTGCTGCCGCTGCAGCGGGAGGACTTCGCCGGGATCTTCGACGCGATGGACGGACTGCCGGTCACGATCAGGCTGCTGGACCCGCCATTGCACGAGTTCCTGCCCGACATCACCGAGTTGTCCGTGCGCGTCGCGGTCGCCGAGGCGCGCGGGGAGGCCCGGGAAGGCGACCTGCGGCTGCTGCAGGCCGTGCACAAGCTGCACGAGCAGAACCCGATGCTGGGTCTGCGGGGCGTCCGCCTCGGTCTGGTGATCCCGGGCCTGTTCGAGATGCAGTCCCGAGCGATCCTGGAGGCCGCGGCGGCGCATCAGCGCAAGGGTGGCGTCCCGCGGGTGGAGATCATGGTGCCGCTGGTCGGCGCGGTGCAGGAACTCGAGGCGATCAAGGAAGACATCATCGCCGTCGCTCGCGATGTGCGCTCGGAGACCGGGGTGCACCTGGAATTCCTGGTCGGGACGATGATCGAACTGCCACGCGCCGCGCTGACGGCCGGGCAGATCGCCGAATCGGCGGAGTTCTTCTCCTTCGGGACGAACGACCTGACCCAGACCACCTGGGGATTCAGCCGCGACGATGTGGAGGCGGCTTTCTTCAGCCACTACCTGGAGAAGGGCATCTTCGGAGTCAGCCCGTTCGAGTCGCTGGACCGCGAAGGAGTCGGCGAACTGGTGCGGATCGGTGCCGAACGCGGGCGAGCCGTGCGTCCGGGCCTGAAACTCGGCGTCTGCGGTGAGCACGGCGGGGATCCCGACTCCGTCCACTTCTTCAACGAGGTCGGGCTGGACTACGTGTCCTGCTCGCCCTTCCGGGTGCCCGTGGCCCGGCTGGAAGCCGGCCGGGCCAACGGCCAGAGCGACAGCGACTCCCGCTGA
- the dusB gene encoding tRNA dihydrouridine synthase DusB, whose protein sequence is MTTWTATAPLRLGDRITVDPPVVLAPLAGITNVAFRQLCREYGAGLYICEMITSRALVERNAKTMDMIRFGAGETPRSMQLYGVDPAVVSRAVRMIVEDDLADHVDLNFGCPVPKVTRRGGGSALPWRINLFQDLVRQAVQAADGQIPVTVKMRLGIDADHLTYREAALRAQDAGVAYVALHGRTAAQFYGGEADWEPIAELAALLDIPVLGNGDIWEAADAIRMVRETGCAGVVVGRGCLGRPWLFADLAAAFAGGNQLTLPDLSEVARAMYRHAELLGDWLGEQRGVTDFRKHVAWYLKGFSVPKGLRQSMAMASGLGELADLLGQLDMSQPFPTDVLGQPRGRTSGARPVTLPEGWLTDRETRQVPFGAELSDSGG, encoded by the coding sequence ATGACCACCTGGACTGCCACCGCACCCCTGCGGCTGGGCGATCGCATCACGGTCGACCCGCCGGTGGTGCTGGCACCCCTGGCCGGGATCACCAACGTCGCGTTCCGTCAGCTGTGCCGCGAATACGGCGCCGGCCTCTACATCTGCGAGATGATCACCTCCCGCGCGCTGGTGGAACGCAACGCCAAGACGATGGACATGATCCGGTTCGGGGCCGGGGAGACGCCTCGGTCGATGCAGCTCTACGGCGTCGACCCCGCCGTGGTGAGCCGCGCGGTGCGAATGATCGTCGAGGACGATCTGGCCGATCACGTGGACCTGAACTTCGGCTGCCCGGTCCCCAAGGTCACCCGCCGCGGTGGCGGATCGGCCCTTCCGTGGCGGATAAATCTGTTCCAGGATCTGGTCCGGCAGGCGGTGCAGGCAGCGGACGGGCAGATCCCGGTCACGGTCAAGATGCGCCTGGGCATCGACGCCGACCACCTCACCTACCGGGAGGCGGCCCTGCGCGCCCAGGACGCCGGCGTGGCCTACGTCGCCCTGCACGGACGCACCGCGGCCCAGTTCTACGGCGGCGAGGCCGATTGGGAACCCATCGCCGAACTGGCCGCCCTGCTGGACATCCCGGTCCTCGGCAACGGCGACATCTGGGAGGCGGCCGACGCGATCCGGATGGTGCGGGAAACGGGCTGCGCCGGCGTGGTCGTGGGCCGGGGGTGCCTGGGCCGTCCGTGGTTGTTCGCCGATCTGGCCGCGGCCTTCGCCGGTGGGAACCAGCTCACGCTGCCCGACCTGAGCGAGGTGGCCCGCGCGATGTACCGCCACGCCGAACTGCTGGGGGACTGGCTCGGTGAGCAGCGCGGCGTCACGGACTTCCGCAAGCACGTGGCCTGGTACCTCAAGGGTTTCTCCGTCCCCAAGGGCCTGCGTCAGTCGATGGCGATGGCCTCCGGCCTGGGCGAACTGGCCGACCTGCTCGGCCAGCTGGACATGAGCCAGCCGTTTCCGACCGACGTGCTCGGCCAGCCGCGCGGCCGGACCTCCGGGGCGCGGCCGGTGACGCTGCCGGAGGGCTGGCTGACCGACCGCGAGACGCGGCAGGTGCCCTTCGGGGCCGAACTGTCCGACTCGGGCGGCTGA
- a CDS encoding glycine--tRNA ligase: protein MPDRNDAVVSLAKRRGFVFPAAEIYGGTRSAWDYGPLGVELKENIRRQWWRAMVTTRDDIVGLDSAVVLPPAVWEASGHVATFTDPLTECTHCHKRYRADHLIEEYENKKGSPPANGLDDIACPNCGNRHTWTEPRPFSGLLKTYLGPVEDESGLAYLRPETAQGIFLNFKNVMTSARKKPPFGIAQTGKSFRNEITPGNFIFRTREFEQMEMEFFVPPGEDETWHEYWLKARWDWYTGLGIRQENLRFFEHPKEKLSHYSKRTVDIEYRFEFGGSEFAELEGIANRTDFDLTTHSEHSGVDLSYLDPETNVRYRPFVIEPAAGLTRATLAFLLDAYAEDEAPNTKGGVDKRTVLRFDKRLAPIKAAVLPLSKHADLTPKARDLASQLRQFWAVEYDETQAIGKRYRRQDEIGTPYCVTIDFDTLDDQAVTIRDRDSMSQDRVALDKVVGYLSERLPGC from the coding sequence GTGCCCGACCGCAACGATGCCGTAGTCAGCCTGGCCAAGCGCCGGGGCTTTGTCTTCCCCGCAGCGGAGATCTACGGCGGCACCCGGTCGGCGTGGGATTACGGCCCCCTCGGCGTCGAGCTCAAGGAGAACATCCGCCGGCAGTGGTGGCGGGCCATGGTCACCACGCGGGACGACATCGTCGGCCTGGACTCGGCGGTCGTGCTGCCCCCGGCTGTCTGGGAAGCCTCCGGTCACGTAGCGACCTTCACCGACCCGCTCACCGAGTGCACCCACTGCCACAAGCGCTACCGGGCCGATCACCTCATCGAGGAGTACGAGAACAAGAAGGGTTCCCCGCCCGCCAACGGCCTGGACGACATCGCCTGCCCCAACTGCGGAAACCGCCACACCTGGACCGAACCGCGCCCGTTCTCCGGCTTGCTCAAGACCTACCTGGGCCCGGTCGAGGACGAATCCGGCCTGGCCTATCTGCGTCCGGAGACGGCGCAGGGCATCTTCCTCAACTTCAAGAACGTCATGACCTCGGCCCGCAAGAAGCCACCGTTCGGCATCGCCCAGACGGGTAAGTCCTTCCGCAACGAGATCACCCCGGGCAACTTCATCTTCCGGACCCGCGAGTTCGAGCAGATGGAGATGGAATTCTTCGTCCCGCCGGGTGAGGACGAGACCTGGCACGAGTACTGGCTGAAGGCTCGCTGGGACTGGTACACCGGCCTGGGTATCCGGCAGGAGAATCTGCGCTTCTTCGAGCACCCGAAGGAGAAGCTGTCGCACTACTCCAAGCGCACGGTCGACATCGAGTACCGCTTCGAGTTCGGCGGCTCGGAGTTCGCCGAACTCGAGGGCATCGCCAACCGGACCGACTTCGACCTCACCACGCATTCGGAGCACTCCGGAGTGGATCTGTCCTACCTCGATCCCGAAACCAACGTCCGCTACCGGCCCTTCGTGATCGAACCGGCCGCGGGGCTCACCCGGGCCACCCTGGCGTTCCTGCTCGACGCCTACGCCGAGGACGAGGCACCCAACACCAAGGGCGGCGTCGACAAGCGGACGGTGCTGCGATTCGACAAGCGGCTCGCCCCGATCAAGGCCGCGGTGCTGCCGCTGTCCAAGCACGCCGACCTCACGCCGAAGGCACGGGACCTGGCCAGCCAGCTCCGCCAGTTCTGGGCCGTGGAGTACGACGAGACCCAGGCCATCGGCAAGCGGTACCGGCGGCAGGACGAGATCGGCACGCCTTACTGCGTGACGATCGACTTCGACACCCTCGACGACCAGGCCGTGACGATCCGGGACCGGGACTCGATGTCGCAGGATCGGGTCGCGCTCGACAAGGTGGTCGGCTACCTGTCCGAGCGGCTGCCCGGCTGCTGA
- a CDS encoding phosphatase PAP2 family protein: protein MPADPFTRRPRRLPSQFRLFSPTQLITIRRTLLGLYALALLILIKQKGIPEDRNELFALMALGLIITGIGKRKVWPVIRDWLPFAVLLAVYDQTRGVADVVGRPTVWFFQARFDEALFFGHDPTVWLQSQLKQVQPPWWEVAVSTVYVSYYLSPYLVAVVWWLRDRHEWKKFVVRFVAMSFIGLAGFILMPAAPPWAAARCTAAQVAGGVSDPPCMVTGTAQDGDVGILGEAVVPHHSGAHAYVERVTSRGFKRLHLNEASALLETGQAKVNLVAAVPSLHAATTLLVSMFLWPRVRRRWRPLLVAYPLAMAFVLVYGAEHYVFDILLGWLITLGVTAASHRWDVHQARRRVRLNALAPPVAAGDGNGPRVGRYPEVISVSPRPVESDAGFPMSDGVPTCPTATMP from the coding sequence ATGCCCGCGGATCCGTTCACGCGCCGCCCGCGCCGCCTTCCGAGCCAGTTCCGCCTCTTCAGCCCCACGCAGCTCATCACGATCCGCCGTACCCTGCTCGGCCTGTACGCACTCGCGTTGCTGATCCTCATCAAGCAGAAGGGGATCCCCGAGGACCGCAACGAACTGTTCGCCCTCATGGCCCTCGGCCTGATCATTACCGGCATCGGCAAGCGCAAGGTCTGGCCGGTGATCCGGGACTGGCTGCCCTTCGCCGTCCTGCTCGCCGTGTACGACCAGACCCGCGGGGTGGCCGATGTGGTCGGCCGCCCGACCGTGTGGTTCTTCCAGGCCCGTTTCGACGAGGCCCTGTTCTTCGGACACGACCCGACCGTGTGGCTGCAGTCGCAGCTCAAACAGGTACAGCCACCGTGGTGGGAAGTCGCCGTCAGCACTGTCTACGTCTCGTACTACCTGAGCCCGTATCTCGTCGCCGTCGTCTGGTGGCTGCGAGACCGCCACGAGTGGAAGAAGTTCGTCGTCCGGTTCGTCGCCATGTCGTTCATCGGCCTGGCCGGCTTCATCCTGATGCCCGCTGCCCCTCCGTGGGCCGCTGCCCGGTGCACCGCGGCCCAGGTCGCCGGTGGCGTGTCCGATCCGCCGTGCATGGTGACCGGAACGGCCCAGGACGGGGACGTCGGAATCCTCGGTGAGGCCGTCGTCCCCCACCACTCCGGCGCGCATGCCTACGTCGAACGCGTCACCAGCCGTGGCTTCAAGCGCCTGCATCTGAACGAGGCCAGCGCGCTGCTCGAGACCGGGCAGGCCAAGGTCAACCTGGTTGCCGCCGTCCCGTCGCTGCACGCCGCGACCACGTTGCTGGTGTCGATGTTCCTGTGGCCGAGAGTCCGTAGACGCTGGCGGCCGCTGCTGGTCGCCTACCCGCTGGCCATGGCCTTCGTCCTCGTCTACGGCGCCGAGCACTACGTCTTCGACATCCTGCTCGGCTGGTTGATCACGCTCGGGGTGACCGCGGCATCCCACCGGTGGGACGTCCACCAAGCGCGACGGCGCGTCCGGCTCAATGCCCTAGCGCCGCCAGTGGCCGCCGGTGATGGGAATGGACCCCGCGTCGGCAGATACCCTGAGGTGATCTCAGTTTCGCCGCGCCCTGTGGAGTCCGATGCCGGATTCCCGATGTCCGATGGAGTCCCGACGTGCCCGACCGCAACGATGCCGTAG
- a CDS encoding antibiotic biosynthesis monooxygenase family protein, whose amino-acid sequence MISVIHFRPTVDDVTFIEQATVAMTALAARPGYRSGSFGRSTDDENAWVLVTHWDSVGAYRRGLGGYEVKMSTPFFAQALDQPSGFEELLADSATGIAEVGRSDLAPDFRRDFSAEGDF is encoded by the coding sequence GTGATCTCCGTCATCCACTTCCGGCCCACGGTCGATGACGTCACCTTCATCGAACAGGCCACCGTCGCGATGACGGCGCTGGCGGCCCGGCCCGGATACCGGTCCGGATCCTTCGGGCGGTCCACCGACGACGAGAACGCCTGGGTGCTGGTGACCCACTGGGATTCGGTCGGTGCCTACCGGCGCGGGCTGGGCGGCTACGAGGTCAAGATGTCGACCCCGTTCTTCGCCCAGGCGCTGGACCAGCCCAGCGGATTCGAAGAGCTGCTGGCCGACTCGGCAACCGGCATCGCCGAGGTAGGTCGTAGCGATCTAGCCCCCGATTTCCGGCGGGATTTTTCGGCTGAAGGGGATTTCTGA
- a CDS encoding isoprenyl transferase, whose amino-acid sequence MPVRDQRWPDPPPHPSGARPPVIPADLVPRHIAIVMDGNGRWANQRGLPRTEGHRAGEGALMDVLFGAMQIGVKVISAYAFSTENWRRSPDEVRFLMGFNKDVIRRRRDELNDLGVRIRWAGRRPRLWRTVLSQLEDAERYTRANDRLTLQFCVNYGGRAEIVDATKRIAQLAADGRLNPDKIDEKTFARYLDEPDLPDVDLFIRTSGEQRTSNFLLWQSAYAELVFVDTPWPDFDRRHLWAACQSYAGRDRRYGGAIDTPTGQAL is encoded by the coding sequence ATGCCCGTCCGCGACCAACGCTGGCCCGACCCTCCGCCGCACCCGTCCGGAGCCCGGCCACCGGTGATCCCGGCCGATCTGGTCCCGCGTCACATCGCGATCGTTATGGACGGCAACGGTCGCTGGGCCAACCAGCGGGGCCTGCCTCGCACCGAAGGGCACCGGGCCGGCGAGGGCGCGCTCATGGACGTCCTCTTCGGAGCGATGCAGATCGGCGTCAAGGTCATCTCGGCCTACGCCTTCTCCACCGAGAACTGGCGGCGGTCCCCGGACGAGGTCCGGTTTCTGATGGGTTTCAACAAGGACGTCATCCGCCGGCGGCGCGACGAGCTCAACGACCTCGGCGTGCGTATCCGCTGGGCCGGGCGACGACCGCGGCTGTGGCGCACGGTGCTCAGCCAGCTGGAGGACGCCGAGCGGTACACCCGCGCCAATGACCGGCTGACCCTTCAGTTCTGCGTCAACTACGGTGGCCGGGCCGAGATCGTCGACGCCACCAAACGGATCGCGCAGCTGGCGGCCGACGGCCGGCTCAATCCGGACAAGATCGATGAGAAGACCTTTGCTCGCTACCTCGACGAACCGGACCTGCCGGACGTGGACCTGTTCATCAGGACCTCGGGGGAGCAGCGGACGAGCAACTTCCTGCTGTGGCAGTCGGCCTACGCGGAGCTGGTGTTCGTGGATACGCCCTGGCCCGATTTCGACCGGCGGCACCTGTGGGCCGCCTGCCAGAGCTACGCGGGCCGGGACCGCCGCTACGGCGGTGCGATCGACACCCCGACCGGGCAGGCCCTGTGA
- the recO gene encoding DNA repair protein RecO, with translation MPLYRDEAVVLRVHKLGEADRIVTLLTKRHGRIRAVGKGVRRTMSRYGARLEPGSQIDVQLHTRTAEPDAARGHPRHNGLDLVTQVETVDNFGARLSTDYPAWTAAVAICETAERLTAEEGEPALRQYLLVVGALRALANRDHDPSLILDAFLIRSMSLAGWEPALADCAVCSAAGPHAAFHIAAGGAVCANCRPSGAVRPQPGSLNLMSSLLNGDWAFADGTAAPIAREASGLIAAHLQWHLERGIRSLPLVDR, from the coding sequence ATGCCGCTCTACCGCGATGAGGCGGTCGTGCTCCGGGTTCACAAGCTCGGCGAAGCCGACCGGATCGTCACGCTGCTCACGAAGCGGCACGGGCGCATCCGCGCCGTCGGCAAGGGCGTGCGCCGGACGATGTCGCGCTACGGCGCCCGGCTCGAACCAGGTAGCCAGATCGACGTCCAGCTGCACACTCGCACCGCCGAGCCCGACGCGGCCCGCGGGCACCCTCGCCACAACGGGCTGGATCTGGTGACACAGGTCGAGACGGTCGACAACTTCGGCGCGCGGTTGTCCACCGACTACCCGGCCTGGACGGCGGCGGTGGCGATCTGTGAGACCGCCGAGCGGCTCACGGCGGAGGAGGGCGAACCCGCGCTGCGGCAGTACCTGCTCGTCGTCGGTGCCCTGCGCGCCCTGGCCAATCGCGACCACGACCCGTCGCTGATCCTGGACGCGTTCCTCATCCGCTCGATGTCGCTGGCGGGGTGGGAACCGGCACTGGCCGACTGTGCGGTGTGTTCGGCGGCCGGGCCGCATGCCGCGTTCCACATCGCGGCCGGCGGGGCCGTCTGCGCCAACTGCCGACCGTCAGGCGCCGTGCGGCCGCAGCCGGGCTCGCTGAACCTGATGTCGAGCCTGCTCAACGGGGACTGGGCTTTCGCCGACGGTACGGCCGCCCCGATCGCTCGCGAGGCCAGCGGCTTGATCGCCGCCCATCTGCAGTGGCATCTGGAGCGCGGAATCCGCTCACTGCCTCTGGTCGACCGCTGA